The proteins below come from a single Agrobacterium vitis genomic window:
- the mhpT gene encoding 3-(3-hydroxy-phenyl)propionate transporter MhpT has product MLSTTSRPGSSRIIFLIFLAAMIEGFDLQAAGVAAPKLAPVFGLTPAQMGLFFSSATFGLIFGAVSGGMISDRFGRRLGLSLALFIFGIFSLATAAVTSVEGLIAMRFLTGVGLGGALPNLVAIAVESTTPERRGRAVSIMYAGIPFGGAIASVVAMAGLHDDWRTIFIAGGIMPMLLVLPLFMMLPQLKVEKSEKTKKEGAWRQVFSADTALRSVLLWTGFFFGIMVLYLLLNWLPTLLVTRGLDRQQAGLIQVIFNIAGAVGGLTGGWFLDGKRKVLNGSLCFLLLVVSLVLLGLAPANFAANAIAGALIGVSVMAAQSLLYGIAPQCYAPDVRGTGVGLAVAVGRVGSVVGPLFAGGLIAAGRSPTEVLMAIVPVAVIAGIATVLLLSRLRDLPQDSTAKGVPGHATPSMVKP; this is encoded by the coding sequence ATGCTGTCGACAACATCGCGACCGGGCTCGTCCCGGATCATTTTTCTGATTTTTCTGGCGGCGATGATTGAAGGTTTCGACCTTCAGGCTGCGGGCGTGGCGGCACCGAAACTGGCGCCGGTCTTCGGGCTGACACCCGCCCAGATGGGACTGTTCTTTTCTTCCGCTACCTTCGGCCTGATCTTTGGCGCCGTTTCCGGCGGTATGATCTCCGACCGGTTCGGACGCCGTTTGGGCCTTAGCCTGGCGCTTTTCATCTTCGGGATCTTCTCGCTCGCCACGGCAGCAGTCACATCCGTGGAAGGGCTGATCGCCATGCGGTTCCTCACCGGCGTCGGCTTGGGCGGGGCGCTGCCGAATCTGGTGGCCATTGCTGTCGAATCGACCACGCCGGAGCGGCGCGGCCGGGCGGTGTCTATCATGTATGCCGGTATTCCGTTTGGCGGCGCGATTGCCAGCGTGGTGGCTATGGCCGGTCTGCACGACGACTGGCGCACCATCTTCATTGCCGGCGGCATCATGCCGATGCTGCTCGTGTTGCCGCTGTTTATGATGCTGCCGCAGCTCAAGGTCGAAAAGTCAGAAAAGACCAAGAAGGAGGGTGCCTGGCGTCAGGTGTTCTCCGCCGATACGGCGCTGCGTAGCGTCCTGCTCTGGACGGGCTTTTTCTTTGGCATTATGGTCCTGTATCTGCTTCTCAACTGGTTGCCGACCCTTCTGGTGACGCGCGGGCTGGATCGCCAGCAGGCTGGCCTCATTCAGGTGATTTTCAATATCGCCGGGGCCGTGGGTGGCTTGACGGGTGGATGGTTCCTTGATGGGAAGCGCAAGGTTCTCAACGGTTCGCTCTGCTTCCTTCTTTTGGTGGTCTCTCTTGTGCTGCTGGGACTGGCACCGGCCAATTTTGCCGCCAATGCCATTGCCGGTGCGTTGATCGGGGTGAGCGTCATGGCGGCTCAGTCGCTGCTCTACGGCATTGCGCCGCAATGCTATGCGCCGGATGTTCGTGGCACCGGTGTCGGGCTTGCTGTCGCCGTCGGACGGGTCGGCTCGGTGGTCGGGCCGCTGTTTGCCGGTGGTTTGATTGCCGCTGGACGCTCGCCGACCGAGGTGTTGATGGCGATCGTGCCGGTGGCTGTTATCGCTGGTATCGCAACCGTTCTGCTGTTGTCACGGCTGCGCGACCTGCCGCAGGATAGCACCGCGAAGGGCGTGCCAGGCCATGCAACGCCCTCCATGGTCAAGCCTTGA
- a CDS encoding Ivy family c-type lysozyme inhibitor, with product MPRWILLLTALACFFAIPAAAENLSGNFLAQTVKTSKPHREALTRLVRGRQGIPLWVLNMVRKDDYIGLASVEMPVDAKPMQLFYACQPKRCEQSAVRVLFSADGKHAVMRIQDQAEGEIFLGTPSEAEKTALARAPG from the coding sequence ATGCCCCGCTGGATACTGCTGCTGACCGCTCTTGCCTGCTTTTTTGCGATTCCAGCAGCAGCCGAAAATCTTTCCGGCAATTTCCTTGCGCAGACCGTGAAAACCTCCAAGCCGCATCGCGAGGCGCTGACGAGGCTGGTGCGCGGGCGGCAGGGCATTCCGCTCTGGGTGCTGAACATGGTCCGTAAGGATGATTATATCGGGCTGGCTTCGGTCGAAATGCCTGTTGACGCCAAGCCCATGCAATTATTCTACGCCTGCCAGCCAAAACGATGCGAGCAAAGCGCCGTTCGTGTGCTGTTTTCCGCCGATGGCAAGCATGCGGTGATGCGTATTCAGGACCAGGCGGAAGGCGAGATCTTCCTCGGCACGCCAAGCGAGGCGGAAAAGACCGCATTGGCGCGCGCTCCCGGCTGA